A genomic stretch from Scatophagus argus isolate fScaArg1 chromosome 19, fScaArg1.pri, whole genome shotgun sequence includes:
- the lpin1b gene encoding phosphatidate phosphatase LPIN1 isoform X2, whose amino-acid sequence MNYVGQLAGQVFVQVKELYRGLNPATLSGCIDVIVVRQPDGSLQCSPFHVRFGKMGVLRSREKLVDMEINGEPVALHMKLGDNGEAFFVQETENDQDIPSYLATSPILSDGAVLMSSSLMGKKSSGGPPIQTLGSTGTAGETGSMTMKKRRKRRRKARADSMWREENGDYSEDEDMFTIDISSDEGTEMESNRTSSRDVLRDETTSGSFKQTGIYTRSDGEWSPPQSPGNSRPTSPKSDSELMTKPSEAESQNPAMHWAWGELPQAAKPSFLPVKSDPPPVCPVSIPVSESTHFRVINHKSSSEQCRPCSEISALRLMMTKTTEETMVTVRMESESGRMESQTVTSETQAGGCAAACMVSDLEDMMSRPLSKTDSPSKKKDKRSRHLGSDGIYLDDITELEPEVAALYFPKSDGSMAVRSISDPGLHSTRLSPQSVSSGGDSGVDSYCDPMADFPSITISLCGGLTDNREITKEQFHEKIISYQQFAANPSIIDDPNLVVKIGSKYYNWSTAAPLMLAMQAFQKPLPKATVENIMKEKMPKKGGRWWFSWRGRNSSTKSDSASERGACGSADQSGKMTSRHKEESSSSDEDHSVAKQGSPIVQSDPGLTVGGVSYKKTLRLTSEQLLSLQLQDGPNDVVFSVTTQYQGTCRCQGTIYLWNWDDKIIISDIDGTITRSDTLGHILPTLGKDWTHQGIAQLYHKVSQNGYKFLYCSARAIGMADMTRGYLHWVNERGTMLPMGPVLLSPSSLFSALHREVIEKKPEKFKVECLNDIKNLFYPNQQPFYAAFGNRPTDVYSYKEVGVPLNRIFTVNPKGELVQEHAKTNISSYVRLGEVVDHVFPLKARASSSDFPCSDTFSHFTYWRQQPPRVEHQGITPPHTPSPAS is encoded by the exons ATGAACTACGTGGGCCAGCTGGCAGGCCAGGTGTTTGTCCAGGTCAAAGAACTGTACCGTGGCCTCAACCCCGCCACCCTTTCTGGCTGCATTGACGTCATTGTAGTGAGGCAGCCTGATGGATCCCTGCAGTGCTCACCTTTCCACGTACGCTTCGGCAAGATGGGCGTCCTCCGGTCCCGAGAGAAATTG gtgGATATGGAGATCAATGGAGAACCAGTGGCTCTACATATGAAACTTGGGGACAATGGAGAAGCATTCTTTgtacaagaaacagaaaatgatcag GACATCCCCTCCTACCTGGCCACCTCTCCAATCTTGTCGGATGGGGCTGTATTGATGAGCTCCTCTTTGATGGGCAAGAAGAGCTCTGGGGGGCCACCCATACAGACCCTGGGCTCCACGGGTACTGCAGGAGAGACTGGCAGCATGACaatgaagaaaaggagaaagaggaggaggaaggccCGGGCAGACAGCATGTGGAGGGAGGAGAACGGGGACTACTCTGAGGATGAAGACATGTTCACCATAGACATCAGCTCAGATGAAGggacagagatggagagcaaCAG GACTTCATCTCGGGACGTCTTGAGAGATGAGACAACCAGTGGCTCTTTCAAACAGACCGGCATCTACACTCGCTCAGATGGAGAGTGGAGCCCTCCTCAGAG CCCTGGGAACTCTCGTCCCACGTCTCCCAAGAGTGACTCTGAACTAATGACTAAGCCATCAGAGGCAGAGAGTCAGAATCCAGCCATGCACTGGGCCTGGGGAGAGCTGCCACAGGCTGCCAAG CCATCCTTTCTCCCAGTGAAGTCTGACCCTCCACCAGTTTGCCCAGTTTCCATTCCTGTGTCTGAAAGCACACACTTCCGTGTGATAAATCACAAGTCGTCTTCAGAACAGTGCAGACCCTGCTCTGAAATATCAGCACTCAGACTGATGATGACGAAGACCACCGAGGAAACCATGGTCACAGTCAGGATGGAGTCAGAATCTGGGAGGATGGAGTCGCAGACAGTAACTTCAGAGACGCAGGCAGGTGGATGCGCGGCGGCTTGTATGGTGTCTGACTTGGAGGACATGATGTCTCGTCCACTAAGCAAGACAGACTCTCCATCCAAGAAGAAAG ACAAGAGAAGCCGCCATCTTGGTTCTGATGGAATTTACCTGGATGACATCACAGAGCTTGAGCCTGAAGTGGCCGCCCTTTATTTCCCCAAGAG TGATGGCAGCATGGCAGTGAGGAGCATCTCAGACCCAGGCCTCCACAGCACCCGTCTGTCTCCGCAGTCGGTCAGTTCTGGAGGAGACAGCGGAGTGGACAGTTACTGCGATCCCATGGCAGACTTCCCATCCATCACCATCTCTTTGTGCGGAGGACTCACTGACAACAGAGAGATCACGAAAG AGCAGTTCCATGAGAAGATCATCTCTTACCAGCAGTTTGCTGCAAACCCCTCCATCATCGATGACCCCAACTTAGTCGTGAAAATTGGCTCAAA gTACTATAATTGGAGTACTGCAGCCCCGCTTATGCTGGCTATGCAAGCCTTTCAGAAACCGCTGCCAAAG GCTACCGTGGAGAACATCATGAAGGAGAAAATGCCcaaaaaaggagggaggtgGTGGTTTTCATGGCGAGGCAGAAACAGCAGTACCAAATCG GACTCGGCCTCTGAACGTGGGGCCTGTGGCTCTGCTGACCAGTCTGGGAAAATGACAAGCAG ACATAAAGAAGAGTCGTCCTCTAGTGATGAAGACCACAGTGTGGCCAAACAGGGCTCTCCCATCGTCCAGTCAGATCCTGGGCTCACAGTAGGAGGCGTGTCTTATAAGAAAACACTCCGACTCACGTCAGAGCAGCTG ttgtCCCTCCAGCTGCAGGATGGTCCCAATGATGTGGTGTTCAGTGTGACCACTCAGTACCAGGGAACCTGCCGCTGTCAGGGCACCATCTACCTGTGGAACTGGGACGACAAGATAATTATCTCCGACATCGACGGAACCATCACCAG GTCAGACACACTGGGTCACATCCTGCCCACACTGGGGAAAGACTGGACCCACCAGGGCATTGCACAACTCTACCACAAAGTCAGCCA aaatGGCTACAAGTTCCTGTACTGTTCAGCTCGAGCTATCGGCATGGCTGACATGACCAGAGGTTACCTCCACTGGGTCAATGAGAGAGGCACCATGCTCCCTATGGGCCCCGTCCTCCTCAGCCCGAGCAGCCTCTTTTCAGCTCTGCACAG ggAGGTGATTGAGAAGAAACCAGAGAAATTCAAGGTGGAATGTCTCAATGATATCAAGAATCTCTTCTACCCCAACCAGCAGCCGTTCTATGCAGCCTTTGGCAACAGACCAACA GATGTATATTCCTATAAAGAAGTGGGAGTGCCACTAAACAGGATTTTTACA